One genomic window of Pseudomonas aeruginosa includes the following:
- the lpoP gene encoding penicillin-binding protein activator LpoP: protein MKKIFVFAALAGSAVLAGCASPQHGAIPVVDSGTPVSNQESGGFRITRTQVPRTQQGAATQGIPQGGDSGVVVMVPQGANSAPIQTFPAQSGAAPISSAPLGTGTQYQAPPSSASTPPLGGSYNMPPSGASRSAPTGIPASGSAGSLAADEQLDGPVLAMLTTAQQQQGSGDLNSAAASLERAQRIAPREPQVLYRLAQVRLAQGDAAQAEQVARRGLSYANGRPALQAGLWELIAQAREKQGDSAGAALARQKAKVSS, encoded by the coding sequence GTGAAGAAGATTTTCGTATTCGCCGCGCTTGCCGGCAGTGCCGTGCTCGCGGGCTGCGCCAGCCCGCAGCACGGGGCGATCCCGGTGGTGGATTCCGGTACTCCGGTGTCCAACCAGGAAAGCGGCGGTTTCCGCATCACCCGTACCCAGGTACCGCGTACCCAGCAAGGCGCCGCCACCCAGGGCATTCCCCAGGGCGGCGACTCCGGTGTGGTGGTGATGGTGCCGCAGGGCGCCAATTCCGCACCGATCCAGACTTTCCCGGCGCAGTCCGGCGCCGCGCCGATCAGCAGCGCTCCGCTCGGCACCGGCACCCAGTACCAGGCTCCGCCCAGCAGCGCCTCCACGCCACCGCTGGGTGGCAGCTACAACATGCCGCCCAGCGGCGCCAGTCGTTCCGCGCCCACCGGCATTCCGGCCTCCGGCTCGGCCGGCAGCCTGGCGGCCGACGAGCAGTTGGACGGGCCGGTCCTGGCGATGCTCACAACCGCCCAGCAACAGCAGGGCAGCGGCGACCTGAACAGCGCCGCCGCCAGCCTCGAGCGAGCCCAGCGCATCGCTCCGCGCGAGCCGCAGGTGCTCTATCGCCTGGCCCAGGTGCGCCTGGCCCAGGGCGATGCGGCCCAGGCCGAGCAGGTCGCGCGCCGTGGCTTGAGCTACGCCAATGGCCGGCCGGCCTTGCAGGCCGGGCTCTGGGAACTGATCGCCCAGGCGCGGGAGAAGCAGGGAGACTCCGCCGGCGCTGCGCTGGCCCGGCAGAAGGCAA
- the mrcB gene encoding penicillin-binding protein 1B: MTRPRSPRSRNSKARPAPGLNKWLSWALKLGLVGLVLLAGFAIYLDAVVQEKFSGRRWTIPAKVYARPLELFNGLKLSREDFLRELDALGYRREPSVSGPGTVSVAASAVELNTRGFQFYEGAEPAQRVRVRFNGNYVSGLSQANGKELAVARLEPLLIGGLYPAHHEDRILVKLDQVPTYLIDTLVAVEDRDFWNHHGVSLKSVARAVWVNTTAGQLRQGGSTLTQQLVKNFFLSNERSLSRKINEAMMAVLLELHYDKRDILESYLNEVFLGQDGQRAIHGFGLASQYFFSQPLAELKLDQVALLVGMVKGPSYFNPRRYPDRALARRNLVLDVLAEQGVATQQEVDAAKQRPLGVTRQGSMADSSYPAFLDLVKRQLRQDYRDEDLTEEGLRIFTSFDPILQEKAETSVNETLKRLSGRKGVDQVEAAMVVTNPETGEIQALIGSRDPRFAGFNRALDAVRPIGSLIKPAVYLTALERPSKYTLTTWVQDEPFAVKGQDGQVWRPQNYDRRSHGTIFLYQGLANSYNLSTAKLGLDVGVPNVLQTVARLGINRDWPAYPSMLLGAGSLSPMEVATMYQTIASGGFNTPLRGIRSVLTADGQPLKRYPFQVEQRFDSGAVYLVQNAMQRVMREGTGRSVYSQLPSSLTLAGKTGTSNDSRDSWFSGFGGDLQAVVWLGRDDNGKTPLTGATGALQVWASFMRKAHPQSLEMPMPENVVMAWVDAQTGQGSAADCPNAVQMPYIRGSEPAQGPGCGSQNPAGEVMDWVRGWLN; the protein is encoded by the coding sequence ATGACGCGTCCCCGATCCCCCCGTTCCCGTAACAGCAAAGCACGCCCGGCACCCGGCCTGAACAAATGGCTCAGCTGGGCTCTCAAGCTCGGCCTCGTCGGCCTGGTGCTCCTCGCCGGCTTCGCCATCTATCTCGATGCGGTGGTGCAGGAGAAATTCTCCGGCCGGCGCTGGACCATCCCGGCGAAGGTCTATGCCCGCCCGCTGGAGCTGTTCAACGGCCTGAAGCTGAGCAGGGAAGACTTCCTGCGCGAACTCGACGCCCTCGGCTACCGTCGCGAGCCCAGCGTGAGCGGCCCTGGAACCGTATCGGTGGCGGCCAGCGCGGTCGAACTCAATACCCGTGGCTTCCAGTTCTACGAAGGCGCGGAACCGGCCCAGCGCGTGCGCGTGCGCTTCAACGGCAACTACGTCAGCGGGCTGAGCCAGGCCAACGGCAAGGAACTGGCGGTGGCGCGCCTTGAGCCGCTGCTGATCGGCGGCTTGTATCCGGCGCACCATGAGGATCGCATCCTGGTCAAGCTCGACCAGGTGCCGACCTACCTGATCGACACCCTGGTCGCGGTCGAGGATCGCGACTTCTGGAACCACCATGGTGTGTCGCTGAAGTCCGTGGCGCGGGCGGTGTGGGTCAACACCACGGCCGGCCAGTTGCGCCAGGGCGGCAGCACCCTGACCCAGCAGTTGGTGAAGAACTTCTTCCTGAGCAACGAACGCAGCCTGAGCCGCAAGATCAACGAAGCGATGATGGCGGTGCTGCTGGAGCTGCACTACGACAAGCGCGACATCCTCGAGTCCTATCTCAACGAGGTGTTCCTCGGCCAGGATGGGCAACGAGCGATCCATGGCTTCGGCCTGGCCAGCCAGTATTTCTTCAGCCAGCCGCTGGCCGAGCTCAAGCTCGACCAGGTGGCGCTGCTGGTCGGCATGGTCAAGGGACCGTCCTACTTCAACCCGCGGCGTTACCCGGATCGTGCGCTGGCGCGGCGCAACCTGGTGCTCGACGTGCTCGCCGAGCAGGGCGTGGCGACCCAGCAGGAAGTCGACGCCGCCAAGCAGCGCCCGCTCGGCGTGACCCGGCAGGGCAGCATGGCCGACAGCTCCTATCCGGCCTTCCTCGACCTGGTCAAGCGCCAGTTGCGCCAGGACTACCGCGACGAGGACCTGACCGAGGAAGGGCTGCGCATCTTCACCAGCTTCGATCCGATCCTGCAGGAGAAGGCCGAGACCTCCGTCAACGAAACGCTCAAGCGCCTCAGTGGGCGCAAGGGAGTCGACCAGGTCGAGGCGGCGATGGTCGTGACCAATCCGGAAACCGGCGAGATCCAGGCCCTGATCGGCAGTCGCGACCCGCGCTTCGCCGGCTTCAACCGGGCCCTGGACGCGGTGCGGCCGATCGGTTCGCTGATCAAGCCGGCGGTCTACCTGACCGCTCTCGAGCGGCCGAGCAAGTACACCCTGACCACCTGGGTGCAGGACGAGCCCTTCGCGGTGAAAGGCCAGGACGGCCAGGTCTGGCGACCGCAGAACTACGACCGGCGCTCGCATGGCACGATCTTCCTGTACCAGGGCCTGGCAAACTCCTACAACCTGTCCACCGCCAAGCTCGGCCTCGACGTCGGTGTGCCCAACGTGCTGCAGACCGTCGCCCGGCTGGGTATCAACCGTGACTGGCCGGCCTATCCGTCGATGCTGCTGGGCGCCGGTTCGCTCAGTCCGATGGAGGTCGCCACCATGTACCAGACCATCGCCAGCGGCGGCTTCAACACGCCGTTGCGGGGGATCCGCAGCGTCCTCACTGCCGACGGCCAGCCGCTCAAGCGCTATCCGTTCCAGGTCGAACAGCGCTTCGACTCGGGCGCCGTCTACCTGGTGCAGAACGCCATGCAGCGGGTCATGCGCGAAGGCACCGGGCGTTCGGTGTACAGTCAATTGCCGTCGTCGCTGACCCTCGCCGGCAAGACCGGCACCAGCAACGACTCGCGCGATAGCTGGTTCTCCGGTTTCGGCGGCGACCTCCAGGCTGTGGTCTGGCTCGGTCGCGACGACAACGGCAAGACGCCGCTTACCGGCGCCACCGGTGCCTTGCAGGTGTGGGCCAGCTTCATGCGCAAGGCGCATCCGCAATCGCTGGAAATGCCGATGCCGGAGAACGTGGTGATGGCCTGGGTCGACGCGCAGACCGGGCAGGGCTCGGCGGCGGATTGCCCGAATGCCGTACAGATGCCCTATATTCGTGGCAGCGAGCCCGCCCAGGGCCCAGGCTGCGGGAGCCAGAACCCCGCCGGCGAGGTGATGGACTGGGTACGTGGCTGGCTGAATTGA
- a CDS encoding bifunctional aminoglycoside phosphotransferase/ATP-binding protein, with protein MSQTLIAALQNPALYPHPVERFEVIETHISWVLLTGPYAYKIKKPMDFGFLDFTSLDKRRFYCNEELRLNQRLTDDLYLEVLPITGSEEAPRIGGDGEAIEYLLKMRQFPQDNLLAAIQGRGELSNQHIDELAEQIAHFHQNTPKVPLEHPLGTAESCMAPVRQNFEQVRPLLKDKADLQQLDALEAWAESSFERLLPVLQERKAKGFIRECHGDIHLGNAALIDGRVVLFDCIEFNEPFRFTDVCADFAFLAMDLEDRGLKCHARRFVSLYLEHTGDYQALELLNFYKAYRAMVRAKVALFSLGYQTDAVQRAATLRQYRNYANLAESYSAIPSRFLAVTHGVSAVGKSQVAMRLVEALGAVRLRSDIERKRLFGEQPEHDRGQFAAGIYSSQASEATYAHLHQLAAKILQAGYPVVIDAAYLKQNQRQAACHIAEETGVPFLILDCQAPEAVIAGWLAQRQAEGKDPSDATLDVIRTQQATREPLTAAETVQSKRVDTHDAASLDGLVDGIRQRLPGL; from the coding sequence GTGAGCCAGACCCTGATCGCCGCCCTGCAGAACCCGGCCCTCTACCCCCACCCGGTGGAGCGCTTCGAGGTCATCGAGACGCACATCTCCTGGGTCCTGTTGACCGGTCCCTACGCCTACAAGATCAAGAAGCCGATGGATTTCGGCTTTCTCGATTTCACCAGCCTGGACAAGCGCCGCTTCTATTGCAACGAAGAGCTGCGCCTGAACCAGCGCCTCACCGACGATCTCTACCTGGAGGTCCTGCCGATCACCGGCAGCGAAGAGGCGCCGCGGATCGGCGGCGACGGCGAGGCAATCGAATACCTGCTGAAGATGCGCCAGTTCCCGCAGGACAACCTGCTGGCGGCAATCCAGGGCCGCGGCGAACTGTCCAACCAGCATATCGACGAACTGGCCGAGCAGATCGCGCACTTCCACCAGAACACTCCGAAGGTGCCGCTGGAGCACCCGCTGGGCACCGCCGAGTCCTGCATGGCGCCGGTGCGGCAGAATTTCGAGCAGGTTCGCCCGCTGCTCAAGGACAAGGCCGACCTGCAACAGCTGGATGCCCTCGAAGCCTGGGCGGAAAGCAGCTTCGAACGCCTGCTGCCGGTGCTCCAGGAGCGCAAGGCGAAGGGCTTCATCCGCGAATGCCACGGCGACATCCACCTGGGCAACGCCGCGCTGATCGACGGCAGGGTAGTGCTGTTCGACTGCATCGAATTCAACGAACCGTTCCGCTTCACCGATGTCTGCGCCGACTTCGCCTTCCTCGCGATGGACCTGGAAGATCGCGGCCTGAAGTGCCACGCTCGACGCTTCGTCAGCCTCTATCTGGAACACACCGGCGACTACCAGGCCCTGGAACTGCTGAACTTCTACAAGGCCTACCGCGCCATGGTCCGCGCCAAGGTCGCGCTGTTCAGCCTCGGCTACCAGACCGATGCCGTGCAGCGCGCCGCGACCCTGCGCCAGTACCGCAACTACGCCAACCTGGCGGAAAGCTACAGCGCCATTCCCTCGCGCTTCCTGGCGGTCACCCATGGTGTCTCCGCGGTCGGCAAGAGCCAGGTGGCCATGCGTCTGGTGGAGGCTCTGGGCGCCGTGCGCCTGCGCTCGGATATCGAACGCAAGCGTCTGTTCGGCGAGCAGCCGGAACACGACAGGGGCCAGTTCGCCGCCGGCATCTATAGCAGCCAGGCCAGCGAAGCGACCTATGCGCACCTTCACCAGTTGGCCGCGAAGATCCTCCAGGCCGGCTATCCGGTGGTGATCGATGCCGCCTACCTGAAGCAGAATCAGCGCCAGGCCGCTTGCCACATCGCGGAAGAAACCGGCGTGCCGTTCCTGATCCTCGACTGCCAGGCGCCCGAAGCGGTGATCGCCGGCTGGCTTGCGCAACGCCAGGCGGAAGGCAAGGATCCGTCCGACGCGACTCTCGACGTGATCCGCACCCAGCAGGCTACCCGCGAGCCGCTGACAGCGGCGGAGACGGTCCAGAGCAAGCGCGTAGACACCCACGACGCGGCCAGCCTCGACGGGCTGGTCGACGGCATTCGCCAGCGCCTGCCCGGTCTCTGA
- a CDS encoding pentapeptide repeat-containing protein — protein MNSPRQLDSPLYQLLHAEDIEGFNRQKPADGWIDLAGGDFRGLDLRLLDAARVDFSDAYFRGADLRGVDLREARLEGASLAHAQISGTYFPLRLAPDEIRMSVNFGTRLRYLPEP, from the coding sequence ATGAACTCGCCCCGTCAGCTCGACTCGCCGCTCTACCAACTGCTCCACGCCGAAGACATCGAAGGCTTCAACCGACAGAAGCCGGCCGACGGCTGGATCGACCTGGCCGGCGGCGACTTCCGCGGCCTCGACCTGCGTCTGCTGGATGCCGCCCGCGTCGACTTCAGCGATGCCTATTTCCGCGGCGCCGACCTGCGCGGCGTGGATCTGCGCGAGGCGCGCCTGGAGGGCGCCAGCCTGGCCCATGCGCAGATATCCGGTACGTATTTCCCGTTGCGCCTGGCGCCGGACGAGATCCGCATGTCGGTGAACTTCGGCACCCGCCTGCGCTACCTGCCGGAGCCCTGA
- a CDS encoding TfoX/Sxy family protein: MNDELLNLKNLGKTSTQWLHAVGIHSATDLRRLGSVGAYRAVRARGFRASKVLLYAIEGALLDVHWNELSPDHKAALLGELETFPVRNKS, translated from the coding sequence ATGAACGACGAACTGCTGAACCTGAAAAACCTCGGGAAAACCTCGACCCAATGGTTGCATGCCGTGGGTATCCACAGCGCCACCGATCTGCGTCGGCTCGGCTCGGTGGGAGCCTATCGCGCGGTCCGCGCGCGCGGCTTCCGAGCCTCGAAAGTCTTGCTCTATGCCATCGAAGGCGCACTCCTCGACGTTCACTGGAACGAGCTGTCCCCAGACCACAAGGCCGCACTGCTCGGCGAGCTGGAGACTTTCCCCGTGCGAAACAAGAGCTAG